Genomic window (Bacteroidota bacterium):
ACTGGTTTATAAAAAATGGGTTGAAAAAGGGACCACTCCGGACGATGATGTTGTAGTTCTCAACCTAAAAAAAGGAAGCAATCAAATCCTGGTAAAAATTCAAAATACAGGAAATGAATGGTCGTTTAACATGCGGAAACTTGGAAAAGATTTATTGGGAAAACATCTCATTGAATCGGCCGGTAATGGAAATCTAAATGATGTCAAAACAATGGTCGAAAACGGGGTTAATGTAAATTTCAGGGATGAGGCAGGTATGACGGCTTATATATTTGCTACTGTCAGAGGAAGGGATAAAGTACTGGATTATTTAAAAGAGAAAGGGGCGAAAACAAATCTTCCGGTACCTTCATTTGAAAAACTGGTGGATCAAATCTTCCACTGCGCGCAATATGAATCTACCCCAGGTGCATCGATCCTGATTTCCCAGGAAGGCAGGATTATTTATGAAAAAAGTTTTGGCTGTGCAGATATAAACAATAGAGTAAATATTAATTCAGAAACAAAGTTCAAAATCGGCTCTATTACCACTCAATTTACTGTAGCCGCCATTTTAAAACTCCAGGAAGAAGGGAGATTAAACATTCAGGACAAACTCTCAACATATATTCCTGACTTCCCCAGGGGTAATGAAGTAACCATAGAGCATCTAATGACCCATACCTCAGGAATACATGATTTTATCAAGCAAGCCACAAAGTCCAAAAATCTCATTGCCTCAATTACAGAAAATGCACTGATTGATTCTATCAAATCCTATCCTTACGATTTCAACCCTGGTGATCATTTTTCATATTGCAATTCAGGTTTCTTTATTCTGGGTTATATAGTCGAAAAAGTCTCCGGGAAAAAGCTCAACGAGTATTTTCGGGAAAACTTTTTCGATCCTTTAGGAATGAAGAATACAGGTATTTATTCTGAAAATGAGATGCTTGACA
Coding sequences:
- a CDS encoding serine hydrolase; amino-acid sequence: LVYKKWVEKGTTPDDDVVVLNLKKGSNQILVKIQNTGNEWSFNMRKLGKDLLGKHLIESAGNGNLNDVKTMVENGVNVNFRDEAGMTAYIFATVRGRDKVLDYLKEKGAKTNLPVPSFEKLVDQIFHCAQYESTPGASILISQEGRIIYEKSFGCADINNRVNINSETKFKIGSITTQFTVAAILKLQEEGRLNIQDKLSTYIPDFPRGNEVTIEHLMTHTSGIHDFIKQATKSKNLIASITENALIDSIKSYPYDFNPGDHFSYCNSGFFILGYIVEKVSGKKLNEYFRENFFDPLGMKNTGIYSENEMLDNEANGYSNINGAFLKNDKINMSWVGGAGALYSTARDLYTWNEAFFKGKVLSRASLDAIFIPVNSNSRQNLNYYHGWFIWNYRGNNFIGHGSSLPGYSANLLRQPKKKITIIVLCNLTSPTDELCPSEKCDLIMEYLLWSGITKLKYYAPAEGNSL